A single region of the Sorghum bicolor cultivar BTx623 chromosome 9, Sorghum_bicolor_NCBIv3, whole genome shotgun sequence genome encodes:
- the LOC8066629 gene encoding probable calcium-binding protein CML18, which yields MASVKGGDSAKAKAAGRGGRGMPVAEVEQVFRRYDANGDGKISAEELASVLRALGAPPGPGEVRRMMDEMDSDRDGFVDLAEFIAFHCSNGEEEEGAEEGEGREDATEADLREAFRMYDADRNGLISARELHRVLRQLGDKCSVADCSRMIRSVDADGDGSVNFDEFKKMMGAGAGGRR from the coding sequence ATGGCGAGCGTCAAGGGCGGAGACTCGGCCAAGGCGAAGGCGGCGGGTCGAGGTGGGCGGGGGATGCCGGTGGCGGAGGTGGAGCAGGTGTTCCGGCGCTACGACGCCAACGGCGACGGCAAGATCTCGGCGGAGGAGCTGGCGTCCGTGCTGCGGGCGCTGGGCGCGCCGCCGGGTCCCGGGGAGGTGCGGCGCATGATGGACGAGATGGACTCCGACCGCGACGGCTTCGTGGACCTCGCCGAGTTCATCGCCTTCCACTGCAGCaacggggaggaggaggagggggcggAGGAGGGGGAGGGCAGAGAGGACGCCACCGAGGCCGACCTGCGGGAGGCGTTCCGCATGTACGACGCCGACCGCAACGGGCTGATCTCCGCGCGGGAGCTCCACCGCGTCCTGCGCCAGCTCGGGGACAAGTGCTCCGTCGCAGACTGCTCCCGGATGATCCGCTCCGTCGACGCAGACGGCGACGGCAGTGTCAACTTCGACGAGTTCAAGAAGATGATGGGCGCCGGCGCTGGAGGCAGGCGCTAG